Proteins found in one Gammaproteobacteria bacterium genomic segment:
- the urtE gene encoding urea ABC transporter ATP-binding subunit UrtE encodes MLKVSSINQYYRESHTLWDLSLDVPEGSVTCLMGRNGVGKTTLLKCIMGLESTTDGSIQFKDIDITRLNAEKRAVHKIGYVPQGREIFSQLTVEDNLNTGLVANKSKQLPSIIFELFPVLKEMLHRRGGDLSGGQQQQLALGRALAIEPELLILDEPTEGIQPNIVREIGDIIQKLNEELGLTVLLVEQKLPFARRVASNFCILEKGRDVAQGAMNELDDHLIDKYLKV; translated from the coding sequence ATGTTAAAAGTTTCTTCAATCAATCAATACTATCGAGAAAGCCACACACTATGGGATCTATCATTAGACGTTCCCGAAGGGAGTGTGACTTGTCTAATGGGTAGAAATGGTGTCGGCAAAACCACCTTACTGAAATGCATAATGGGATTAGAATCTACTACTGATGGGTCTATTCAATTTAAAGATATAGATATCACTAGATTAAATGCTGAAAAACGCGCCGTTCATAAAATTGGTTATGTACCACAAGGTAGGGAAATATTTTCTCAACTGACTGTGGAAGACAATTTAAACACTGGCTTAGTTGCAAATAAATCCAAGCAATTACCATCAATTATCTTTGAGTTATTTCCTGTTCTAAAAGAAATGTTGCACCGAAGAGGTGGAGATTTATCTGGTGGTCAACAACAACAACTAGCACTTGGTCGCGCATTGGCCATTGAACCCGAATTATTAATACTTGACGAACCAACTGAAGGGATACAACCAAACATAGTTCGTGAAATAGGCGACATTATACAAAAATTAAATGAAGAACTTGGACTCACTGTACTATTAGTCGAACAGAAGTTACCTTTTGCAAGACGTGTTGCATCAAACTTTTGTATATTAGAAAAAGGTCGTGATGTTGCACAAGGTGCAATGAATGAGTTAGATGATCACTTAATTGATAAATACTTGAAGGTTTAA
- the urtD gene encoding urea ABC transporter ATP-binding protein UrtD produces the protein MDKNESILYLNNVSVSFDGFKAINELSLYIDKNELRCIIGPNGAGKTTMMDIITGKTNPDEGEVYFGDHIDLTTKDEAEIANLGIGRKFQKPTVFENHSVFENLQLALEGHRNILSNLFYKLSEDQRNKIDYSLETIGLESEKYRMAGELSHGQKQWLEIGMLITQNPQVLLVDEPVAGMTHQESERTAELLTSLAERHSVVVVEHDMEFVRSIAKRVTVLHQGSVLAEGSMDKIQSDPKVIEVYLGD, from the coding sequence ATGGATAAAAATGAATCTATATTATATTTGAATAATGTCTCTGTTAGTTTTGACGGATTCAAAGCGATCAATGAACTGAGTCTTTACATAGACAAGAATGAACTACGTTGCATAATTGGCCCTAATGGTGCTGGCAAAACAACCATGATGGATATTATTACTGGTAAAACAAATCCAGACGAAGGCGAAGTCTATTTTGGAGATCACATAGACTTAACCACTAAAGATGAAGCAGAAATTGCCAATTTAGGCATTGGTCGAAAATTTCAAAAACCTACTGTATTCGAGAATCACAGTGTATTTGAAAATTTACAACTTGCTCTAGAAGGTCATCGCAATATATTAAGCAATTTGTTTTATAAACTGAGCGAAGATCAACGCAACAAAATTGATTATTCACTAGAAACTATTGGCCTTGAATCTGAAAAATATAGAATGGCTGGCGAATTATCTCATGGGCAGAAGCAATGGTTAGAAATCGGCATGTTAATCACCCAGAATCCCCAAGTGCTTCTAGTTGATGAACCTGTTGCAGGAATGACACACCAGGAATCTGAACGCACAGCTGAATTACTTACATCTCTCGCTGAACGACATTCAGTAGTTGTTGTGGAACATGATATGGAATTTGTTAGATCTATTGCAAAACGAGTTACCGTATTACACCAAGGATCTGTCCTCGCTGAGGGCAGCATGGATAAAATCCAAAGCGATCCTAAAGTGATTGAAGTTTACTTGGGAGATTAA
- the urtC gene encoding urea ABC transporter permease subunit UrtC: MEKSLIQRLLLSDTGSKILTIVIVISAIIVPALNLLTPVDSVLHISTYTVTLLGKYLCYALLALSVDLVWGYLGILSLGHGAFFALGGYAMGMYLMRQIGDRGVYGNPLLPDFMVFLNWDSLPWYWLGFNHFSMALLMILLAPGILAFVFGWLAFRSRVTGVYLSIMTQAMTYALMLTFFQNDFGFGGNNGLTDFKEILGFNLQDNTTRCALFFTSAVALLSGYALCKYIAQSRLGSLVMAIRDSESRVRFMGYRDEHIKLFIFVVSALLAGIAGALYVPQVGIINPSEFAPIRSIELVIWVAIGGRGTLYGAVLGAFVVNYAKTFFTAWAPEAWLFILGSMFVFVTVFMPKGLVGIYNQVITRNTKNKSIKQSLANMKKS, translated from the coding sequence ATGGAAAAATCTCTTATACAACGGTTACTACTGTCTGACACAGGAAGCAAAATACTCACAATAGTGATTGTTATTTCTGCCATCATAGTTCCTGCATTAAACTTACTTACGCCGGTAGATTCTGTTCTACATATATCAACCTATACAGTAACTTTATTAGGCAAGTATTTATGTTATGCCTTATTGGCTCTATCAGTTGATTTGGTTTGGGGCTATTTAGGGATACTCAGCCTAGGACATGGTGCGTTCTTTGCGTTAGGCGGCTATGCCATGGGCATGTATTTAATGCGTCAAATTGGTGATCGAGGTGTATATGGTAACCCACTTTTACCAGACTTTATGGTGTTTTTAAACTGGGATTCACTTCCTTGGTACTGGCTTGGCTTCAATCATTTCTCAATGGCACTATTAATGATATTGCTAGCTCCTGGAATTCTTGCTTTCGTTTTTGGCTGGTTAGCATTCCGTTCGCGTGTCACTGGTGTGTATTTATCTATCATGACACAAGCGATGACTTATGCACTAATGTTAACTTTCTTTCAGAATGATTTTGGATTTGGTGGTAATAACGGATTAACTGATTTCAAAGAGATATTGGGATTCAACCTGCAAGACAACACCACACGATGTGCATTATTTTTTACATCTGCTGTTGCATTGTTATCTGGTTACGCATTATGTAAATACATTGCTCAGTCTCGTCTTGGAAGTCTAGTTATGGCGATTCGAGATTCAGAGAGTCGCGTGCGATTTATGGGTTATCGTGATGAACATATAAAATTATTCATCTTTGTTGTATCTGCCTTATTAGCAGGAATTGCCGGTGCATTATATGTACCACAAGTCGGTATTATTAATCCAAGTGAGTTTGCACCTATCCGTTCAATCGAGCTTGTTATATGGGTTGCCATTGGTGGTCGAGGCACATTGTATGGAGCTGTACTAGGAGCATTTGTTGTCAATTATGCAAAAACATTCTTTACTGCATGGGCACCTGAAGCTTGGTTATTTATATTAGGCAGCATGTTCGTGTTCGTAACGGTATTTATGCCAAAAGGATTAGTCGGAATTTACAATCAAGTCATCACTCGCAATACTAAAAATAAATCGATCAAACAATCGCTTGCCAATATGAAGAAATCATAA
- the urtB gene encoding urea ABC transporter permease subunit UrtB, translating to MLSKLTFILLLSSLLAGLSLADENSTNDSKLNFSDLVASLTTKKFDEKEVIIKNIQQSGHKRSLTILSKLLDGKLYYKKDDKLIVIANIQNKTASIINASSGEPLGDIAKKKLKKVGINNKLRRALNSSIAQLSLADSNPKVRKSAAVEMFKNMDDETSEILEQRLGVEKDKNVISALQTAIYINQLNAPVHEEKIIAIEALSDSLYPEVRVALKELEKNLSGNTQTLKSQSLLKSTRTSLTKIESRVGIYKQIENIFFGVSLGSVLLLIAVGLAITFGVMGVINMAHGEMLMLGAYTTYIIQLVLPNHIEYSILISIPTAFIFTGLVGIGIERGIIRFLYGRPLETLLATFGISLILQQAVRTLISPQNRAVSTPDWLSGSLEINPALSLTYNRLYIIIFALIVLAGLMLLLNKSRFGLQVRAVTQNRSMAKAMGIRTDWVDAFTFGLGSGIAGIAGVALSQLTNVGPNLGQTYIIDSFMVVVFGGVGNLWGTLFGAMTLGIANKYLEPFSGAVLAKIIVLVFIILFIQKRPRGMFALKGRSVDS from the coding sequence ATGCTGTCAAAATTAACATTTATCTTGTTACTCTCTTCTCTGCTAGCAGGGTTATCTCTTGCAGACGAAAATAGTACTAATGACTCAAAGTTAAACTTTTCTGACTTAGTCGCAAGCTTGACAACTAAAAAGTTTGATGAAAAAGAAGTCATCATAAAAAATATACAGCAATCAGGGCATAAACGATCTCTAACCATTTTATCTAAATTATTAGATGGAAAACTTTATTATAAGAAAGACGATAAATTAATAGTCATTGCAAACATTCAAAACAAAACAGCTAGCATTATAAACGCCAGCAGCGGTGAACCACTTGGAGACATCGCCAAAAAGAAACTTAAAAAAGTTGGTATCAACAACAAGTTAAGACGCGCCTTAAATTCTTCCATTGCCCAATTAAGCTTAGCTGATAGTAATCCCAAAGTCAGAAAATCTGCTGCAGTAGAAATGTTCAAGAATATGGATGACGAAACATCTGAAATATTAGAACAACGACTCGGCGTGGAAAAAGATAAAAATGTCATTAGCGCATTGCAAACAGCAATATATATCAACCAATTAAACGCGCCTGTTCACGAAGAAAAAATTATTGCTATCGAAGCACTATCTGACTCACTTTACCCTGAAGTACGCGTGGCGTTAAAAGAACTTGAAAAAAATCTTTCTGGAAATACACAAACTCTAAAATCTCAATCATTGCTTAAATCAACACGCACTTCATTGACAAAAATTGAATCTAGAGTGGGTATATACAAACAAATTGAAAATATATTTTTCGGTGTTAGCTTGGGATCAGTGTTATTACTTATTGCGGTTGGCTTAGCAATCACCTTTGGTGTCATGGGAGTAATTAACATGGCTCACGGTGAAATGCTAATGTTAGGCGCTTACACTACTTATATTATCCAGCTAGTACTGCCGAATCATATTGAATACTCAATACTCATCTCAATACCGACTGCCTTTATTTTTACAGGACTTGTTGGTATAGGCATTGAACGTGGCATTATTAGATTTCTCTATGGTCGTCCTTTAGAAACTTTATTAGCCACTTTCGGTATTAGTTTAATCTTGCAACAGGCAGTGCGTACACTTATCTCACCACAGAATCGTGCAGTCTCTACCCCTGACTGGTTGAGTGGTTCACTTGAAATTAATCCAGCTTTATCACTTACCTATAACCGACTCTATATCATAATATTTGCTTTAATCGTCCTTGCCGGACTAATGCTATTACTCAATAAGTCAAGGTTTGGCCTACAAGTCAGAGCAGTGACTCAAAACCGCTCTATGGCAAAAGCGATGGGCATTAGAACCGATTGGGTAGACGCATTCACTTTTGGTTTAGGCTCTGGAATTGCTGGAATTGCTGGTGTTGCACTTAGCCAATTGACTAACGTGGGTCCTAACTTAGGTCAAACTTATATTATTGATTCATTTATGGTCGTCGTATTTGGCGGTGTAGGGAATTTATGGGGCACTTTATTCGGTGCAATGACTTTAGGAATTGCAAATAAATACTTGGAACCATTTTCTGGCGCTGTGTTAGCAAAGATAATCGTACTGGTATTTATTATCTTATTCATACAAAAAAGACCACGAGGCATGTTTGCCTTGAAGGGTCGCTCAGTTGACAGCTAA
- the urtA gene encoding urea ABC transporter substrate-binding protein, which translates to MIAWSSNAFSDTIKVGVLHSLSGTMAISETTLKDTVLMMVEEQNKAGGLLGKQLEAVVVDPASDWPLFAEKMRELIEVHEVDVIFGCWTSVSRKSVLPVVEELNGLLFYPVQYEGEESSKNVFYTGAAPNQQAIPAVDYLMDGGVERWVLAGTDYVYPRTTNKILESYLKLKGVDEKDIMINYTPFGHSDWQTIVSDIKQFGSAGKKTAVVSTINGDANVPFYKELGNQGMSAEDIPVVAFSVGEEELSGIDTAPLVGHLAAWNYFQSAESDENDKFIEAWQTFIGNEDRVTNDPMEATYIGFKMWAQAVETAGTTEVDKVRPAMYGLEIPNLTGGTAVMNTNHHLSKPVLIGEIQDDGQFEIVWSTDSEVIGDAWTDYLPESAVIVSDWSDPAINCGNYNTETKKCSGQNY; encoded by the coding sequence ATGATTGCATGGTCATCAAACGCATTCTCAGACACTATTAAAGTAGGCGTACTTCATTCCTTATCAGGAACCATGGCAATTAGTGAGACAACACTTAAAGATACTGTATTAATGATGGTAGAAGAACAAAATAAGGCTGGCGGTCTTTTAGGCAAGCAGTTAGAAGCGGTAGTAGTAGATCCTGCCTCTGATTGGCCTTTGTTCGCTGAAAAAATGCGTGAGCTAATTGAAGTTCATGAGGTCGATGTGATTTTTGGTTGCTGGACATCAGTTTCCAGAAAATCTGTACTTCCTGTTGTTGAAGAATTAAATGGACTTTTATTCTATCCAGTCCAATACGAAGGTGAAGAGTCTTCTAAGAACGTCTTTTACACAGGAGCTGCACCTAACCAACAAGCGATTCCAGCAGTTGACTATCTAATGGATGGTGGCGTTGAACGTTGGGTTTTAGCAGGAACAGACTACGTCTACCCTCGCACTACCAACAAAATTCTAGAGTCATATCTAAAGCTTAAAGGTGTAGATGAGAAAGACATCATGATCAATTACACACCTTTCGGTCACTCTGACTGGCAGACAATTGTTTCTGACATCAAGCAATTCGGTTCAGCCGGCAAGAAAACAGCAGTTGTTTCCACCATTAATGGTGATGCAAATGTGCCGTTTTACAAAGAGCTGGGCAACCAAGGTATGTCAGCAGAAGATATTCCAGTAGTTGCATTCTCTGTTGGTGAAGAAGAACTTTCAGGTATTGATACTGCACCATTAGTTGGTCACCTAGCTGCTTGGAATTATTTCCAAAGCGCTGAAAGTGATGAGAATGATAAGTTCATCGAAGCATGGCAAACATTTATTGGTAACGAAGATCGTGTTACCAATGACCCAATGGAGGCAACATACATTGGCTTCAAAATGTGGGCACAAGCAGTCGAAACAGCTGGCACTACAGAGGTAGATAAAGTTCGTCCCGCAATGTATGGATTAGAAATTCCAAACTTAACTGGCGGTACTGCAGTAATGAATACTAATCATCACTTATCTAAGCCTGTCTTAATTGGTGAGATTCAAGATGATGGCCAATTTGAAATTGTTTGGTCAACAGATAGCGAAGTTATCGGTGATGCTTGGACTGACTATCTTCCGGAAAGCGCAGTAATCGTGTCTGATTGGTCTGATCCTGCAATCAACTGCGGTAACTACAATACCGAGACCAAGAAATGTTCCGGTCAAAATTACTAA
- a CDS encoding MerR family transcriptional regulator, translated as MDSQICKDEYKIGAVSKITGIGTETLRAWERRYQAIVPSRSESGDRVYSSDDLSKLFLLKNLSDAGNSIGTIARLSLHELKSKWENSVQLSELGSNLGKANDNQQISNSQSCRVLLLGEDFPLRVLDGMSDFNGIELLGHVDSIESWDKTQPNSLVHVAIIERPTINEEVRKYVSTLLKEMGVWHVIVLYGFGSQIEINQLQSPQVSAIRSSIDVHELARLCMDRAGGDSKNLIATQNSTVYLEDSIPTRRYSSKQLGSLARISSSIQCECPKHLSDLINSLVSFEIYSAECESKNEQDANLHAYLHATSAQSRAILEDALAHVIKHENIKI; from the coding sequence ATGGATTCTCAAATTTGTAAAGATGAATATAAGATCGGTGCTGTTTCTAAGATCACAGGAATAGGAACTGAAACACTAAGAGCGTGGGAAAGGAGATACCAAGCGATTGTGCCAAGTCGATCTGAATCGGGTGACCGTGTTTATAGTAGTGATGATCTATCGAAGTTATTTCTGCTAAAAAACTTATCTGATGCAGGAAATTCAATTGGTACAATTGCACGACTGTCTCTACATGAGCTAAAAAGTAAATGGGAAAATAGTGTGCAGTTAAGTGAGCTAGGTTCTAATTTAGGAAAAGCTAATGATAATCAACAGATTTCAAATAGCCAGTCATGTCGGGTATTACTATTAGGAGAAGATTTTCCATTGAGAGTACTTGATGGTATGTCTGACTTTAACGGCATAGAGTTACTTGGGCATGTTGATTCCATAGAAAGTTGGGATAAAACACAACCAAATTCATTGGTGCATGTGGCAATTATAGAGCGGCCCACAATTAATGAAGAGGTCAGAAAATACGTGTCTACATTGCTTAAAGAAATGGGTGTTTGGCATGTGATTGTTTTGTATGGATTTGGGTCGCAAATAGAAATTAATCAATTGCAAAGTCCCCAAGTGAGTGCCATACGCTCATCTATCGATGTACATGAATTGGCTAGATTGTGTATGGACCGTGCTGGTGGTGATTCTAAAAATTTAATTGCTACTCAAAATTCTACAGTGTACTTAGAAGATTCTATACCTACTCGACGTTACAGTTCTAAACAATTAGGTAGCTTGGCTAGAATATCATCATCTATACAATGTGAGTGCCCAAAGCATTTGTCAGATCTTATTAATAGCTTGGTATCTTTTGAGATATATAGTGCTGAATGTGAGAGTAAGAATGAACAAGATGCAAATTTGCATGCCTATTTGCATGCTACGTCAGCACAATCACGAGCGATACTTGAAGATGCCTTAGCCCATGTAATCAAACACGAAAATATAAAAATATAG
- a CDS encoding nuclease-related domain-containing protein, which produces MQSENAAEYNDVLEEPRVNHQDSIVREKLDQRIRPYFLITGFLFAFLLLEIYRWYMDIPPMPIVIFGLFVASLVFVVYQLADYKDHFRFLYLGKRGEPLLANIIKEHSDQTGSSVYKDVVVGKEKVDYVIANQTGIVLINVCDWITPSNDEAIINYGNEQILLNGYRPDANPIEPLKTVKQWIENKLYASLGKPIDVECLVVFPKWFVRAPREHVVVQVINPREMKKVLEERREVLSDNDKTLLNYHIAKLINKNRIS; this is translated from the coding sequence ATGCAATCGGAAAATGCAGCTGAGTATAATGACGTGCTCGAAGAACCTCGAGTAAATCATCAAGATAGTATTGTACGTGAAAAGTTAGATCAGAGGATTCGCCCTTATTTTTTGATTACAGGGTTCTTGTTTGCTTTCTTATTGTTAGAAATATATCGCTGGTATATGGATATTCCCCCAATGCCTATCGTTATTTTTGGATTGTTTGTGGCATCTTTGGTTTTTGTTGTTTATCAACTAGCAGATTATAAAGACCACTTCCGTTTTTTATACTTGGGCAAGCGTGGGGAACCATTATTAGCAAACATCATTAAAGAGCATAGTGACCAAACCGGAAGTTCAGTCTACAAAGATGTTGTGGTGGGTAAGGAGAAGGTCGATTATGTAATTGCGAATCAAACGGGCATAGTGTTAATTAATGTGTGTGACTGGATAACGCCTTCGAATGATGAGGCGATAATAAACTACGGCAATGAGCAAATTCTTCTCAATGGATATCGACCTGATGCGAATCCTATTGAACCTTTAAAGACAGTTAAGCAATGGATCGAAAATAAGCTCTATGCAAGTCTTGGTAAGCCAATTGACGTCGAATGTTTGGTGGTTTTCCCTAAATGGTTTGTAAGAGCGCCACGCGAACATGTGGTAGTTCAAGTAATTAATCCACGCGAAATGAAGAAAGTATTAGAAGAGCGCAGAGAAGTTTTATCTGATAACGATAAAACATTGCTTAACTATCATATTGCTAAGCTAATAAATAAAAATAGGATTAGTTAA
- a CDS encoding 2Fe-2S iron-sulfur cluster binding domain-containing protein produces the protein MFGIGKKKDFTATIVNSGQSFEVKGGINLLQAALNAGIEWPHDCRVGSCGSCRATIKSGKVKALNDFSYVLDGEQLKNGMVLACQSRLQSDIEVEVDFEQGAIN, from the coding sequence ATGTTTGGAATAGGAAAAAAGAAGGACTTCACCGCAACTATTGTCAATTCTGGTCAGAGTTTTGAAGTTAAGGGCGGAATCAATTTACTTCAAGCTGCATTGAATGCAGGTATCGAGTGGCCACATGATTGTCGCGTTGGCAGCTGTGGCTCATGTCGGGCAACTATTAAGAGTGGAAAAGTTAAGGCATTAAATGATTTTTCTTACGTACTTGATGGAGAACAGCTAAAAAATGGAATGGTTTTAGCTTGCCAGTCCAGACTTCAAAGTGACATTGAAGTTGAAGTAGATTTTGAGCAAGGCGCTATAAATTAA
- a CDS encoding DUF2892 domain-containing protein translates to MVCNVGDTERMARILIGLLIITIGFIFSSWWGVIGIIPVFTGVMGWCPAYLPFNISTN, encoded by the coding sequence ATGGTATGTAACGTAGGCGATACAGAGAGGATGGCAAGAATACTTATTGGACTCTTAATTATTACAATTGGCTTTATATTTTCATCCTGGTGGGGTGTAATTGGAATCATACCAGTATTCACTGGAGTAATGGGATGGTGCCCAGCGTACTTACCTTTTAATATTTCTACTAACTAG
- a CDS encoding sigma-70 family RNA polymerase sigma factor: MKDSLDQSGLRVMNTKEQGFESMVHAYSKDLYRYGYWLSKDSAIAEDLVQETFLRAWRAIDSLKDANAAKSWLFTILRRENARRFEKKSSQAELTTLDDEMVEVFATVDDDFANVDNIAVRAALRQLPASYAEPLVLQVIGGYSCDEIATIINAKPGAVMTRVFRARQKLRKLLEEDETNVVSI; the protein is encoded by the coding sequence ATGAAAGATAGTCTTGATCAGTCAGGTCTTAGAGTTATGAATACAAAAGAGCAAGGGTTTGAGTCCATGGTTCACGCCTATTCGAAAGATCTTTATAGATACGGATATTGGTTGAGCAAGGACAGTGCGATTGCTGAAGATTTGGTGCAAGAGACATTTTTACGTGCCTGGCGAGCAATTGATTCACTAAAAGATGCTAATGCGGCAAAAAGTTGGCTTTTTACTATCCTTCGACGTGAGAATGCACGTCGGTTTGAGAAAAAAAGTTCTCAAGCAGAATTAACCACCTTAGATGATGAAATGGTGGAAGTGTTTGCAACTGTAGATGATGATTTCGCAAATGTAGACAATATAGCCGTTCGTGCCGCACTGCGACAATTGCCAGCATCATATGCCGAGCCATTGGTGTTACAAGTCATCGGTGGGTATTCATGTGATGAGATCGCTACCATCATAAATGCTAAACCTGGCGCGGTAATGACACGAGTGTTTAGAGCCAGACAAAAATTAAGAAAGCTACTTGAAGAGGATGAGACCAATGTGGTCTCAATATAG
- a CDS encoding DUF3379 family protein: MDDMNCLAARRIITTDITDKSSAFVSHVNGCPTCKSFYEKQLKFNSVLKKAVDVDVPEGLAARILVEHNLNKKKEKEGANKFRWSAIAASVILVFAVSIVSTINTPPAIAEVILEHAHEELWVLEDKGHVTLESLNQLLKPHGVRANENIGYATHAGNCVIQDQVGVHIVFAGENAPVTLIVFPKELDNEKSVRISDHFFKGVLMNTNKGTLAILSEDEESLKLFEARLNSSLMTFI; the protein is encoded by the coding sequence ATGGATGACATGAATTGCTTGGCGGCGAGACGCATTATTACTACCGATATTACAGATAAGAGTAGTGCTTTTGTGAGCCATGTTAATGGTTGTCCAACGTGTAAATCTTTTTACGAGAAACAGTTGAAGTTCAATTCTGTACTTAAAAAAGCAGTAGATGTAGATGTCCCTGAAGGGTTGGCTGCTCGCATATTAGTTGAGCATAATCTTAACAAGAAAAAAGAAAAAGAAGGTGCAAACAAATTTCGATGGAGTGCAATAGCGGCTAGTGTCATACTTGTTTTTGCTGTGTCAATTGTGTCTACCATTAATACACCTCCTGCAATAGCTGAAGTGATTTTAGAGCATGCTCATGAAGAACTATGGGTATTGGAAGATAAAGGCCATGTCACACTTGAAAGTCTTAATCAGTTGTTAAAACCTCATGGTGTGAGAGCTAACGAAAATATTGGTTATGCTACGCATGCTGGTAACTGCGTAATTCAAGATCAAGTGGGCGTGCATATCGTGTTTGCTGGTGAGAATGCACCAGTGACATTAATTGTTTTCCCGAAAGAGTTGGACAATGAAAAAAGTGTGCGTATTAGCGATCATTTTTTCAAGGGGGTCCTAATGAATACCAATAAAGGTACATTAGCGATATTGTCTGAAGATGAAGAGTCGTTGAAGCTATTTGAAGCTAGATTAAATAGCTCCTTGATGACATTCATTTAA
- the sat gene encoding sulfate adenylyltransferase translates to MIKPHGSAQLTPLYVENDEQRAALLKEAETLPRLLVNSATAANAVMLGAGYFTPLAGYMNKADAISIANNLHTSTGLFWPTPVLNLCEDVSKISGHKRIALLDPNVDGNPVIAIQTVDNIEQLSDEELNLITEKVYATKDKQHPGVATFTSLGNYVVSGPVEVLNFSYFETDFPGTFRTAGQIRSEIEERGWNKTVAFQTRNPMHRAHEELCKMAKEATHADGVLIHMLLGQLKPGDIPAPVRDAAIRKMVELYFPTNTVMITGYGFDMLYAGPREAVLHAVFRQNCGCTHFIIGRDHAGVGDYYGAFDAQTIFDDQVPNGALEIEIFNADHTAYSKKLDKVVMMRDAPDHSKEDFVLLSGTKVREMLAAGEDLPMEFARPEVAKILMEHYQNS, encoded by the coding sequence ATGATAAAACCGCATGGAAGTGCACAGCTCACCCCACTTTATGTGGAAAATGATGAGCAGCGTGCTGCACTATTAAAGGAAGCAGAGACGCTACCTAGATTACTAGTCAATTCTGCCACCGCGGCAAATGCAGTTATGCTTGGTGCCGGATATTTTACTCCCCTAGCAGGCTACATGAATAAGGCGGATGCCATTTCAATTGCCAATAACCTGCATACAAGTACTGGCCTATTTTGGCCAACACCCGTATTAAATTTATGTGAAGACGTTTCCAAAATAAGCGGACACAAAAGAATTGCTTTACTGGATCCAAACGTAGATGGAAACCCAGTTATCGCTATACAAACAGTTGATAACATTGAGCAACTCAGCGATGAAGAATTAAATCTCATTACTGAAAAAGTCTACGCCACTAAAGATAAACAACATCCCGGTGTAGCTACTTTCACTTCTCTTGGTAATTACGTAGTTTCAGGACCGGTAGAAGTATTGAATTTCAGCTATTTCGAAACAGATTTTCCTGGCACCTTCAGAACTGCAGGACAAATTCGTTCAGAAATTGAAGAACGAGGTTGGAATAAAACTGTTGCTTTCCAAACGCGTAATCCTATGCATCGTGCTCATGAAGAGCTATGCAAGATGGCCAAAGAAGCTACACATGCAGATGGAGTACTCATACATATGTTACTAGGCCAACTAAAGCCTGGTGACATCCCTGCTCCTGTGCGTGATGCAGCCATCCGTAAGATGGTGGAATTATACTTCCCTACAAACACTGTGATGATAACAGGCTATGGCTTTGACATGCTTTATGCTGGCCCTAGGGAAGCGGTATTACACGCTGTGTTTAGACAAAATTGTGGTTGCACACATTTCATTATCGGCCGCGATCATGCTGGTGTTGGAGATTACTATGGCGCATTTGATGCACAAACGATCTTTGATGATCAAGTACCCAATGGTGCATTAGAAATAGAAATTTTTAATGCTGACCATACTGCATATTCAAAGAAACTAGATAAAGTTGTCATGATGCGCGACGCACCTGATCATAGTAAAGAAGACTTTGTGTTGCTTTCTGGCACTAAGGTTCGTGAGATGTTAGCAGCCGGTGAAGACTTACCTATGGAGTTCGCCAGACCTGAAGTTGCTAAAATTCTCATGGAACATTACCAAAATAGTTAG